CTCGGGGCTCGATTGCTGTCGGTTTTCGCGGCCTATGAGAGCGCTCCACTCGCGAAAAAGCTCGGGATCAAAACCGGCAGCATCGTCGCCGTCCGCGGTGCGCCACCGGGACTGAAGGCCAAGCTCGGCGAGTTGCCGTCCGGCGCCAAACTGATAGCTCAGAGTAAAGCTCCGCGCGATCTGACGATGTGGTTTGTGCATTCCCACGCCGTTCTGGTCGGTGAGATGTCGGCGATGCAGCAACACGCCAGCTCGGGCGGGCTCTGGATCTTGTGGAACAAGAACGCATCCTCTGAGGGGGATATCCGACTGACGCAGCTGACCGTTCGAAGAGCCGGCCTCGACGCAGGCCTGGTCGACTTCAAGATAACCCGCATCGACGACGATTGGGCGGGTCTACGGTTCACGGTCCGCAAACGTTGATGCTTGAGATCCTGACTCTCCGCCGTTGACATTGTGCAGTGGTTTCCGTTCGGTGCCAGTTCCGCGCGGCGTTGGTTAACGACGCGCCTTTCGGTAGGCGCTCCCATGAGCTTAGCGAGTCCGGGTTTTTCGTCTCAGGATTGCGAGGCTCGCCGCATTACTTCGCGCATCCGTAAAATCATCGCCTGGGTGGAGGCGGTGTCGTTAACTCGCGGATAGGGTTCGTCCGGAACTGACACTTCCAGGAAGCGGCATAAGGGCTCCCACCCTTGTCGCGCTTCGAACACCAGCAGACGCTTCGAATCGATCGTGTCGCGAACTTCCTGGTTGTGCCGGTTGAACACCGCAATCGCGTGCGCTTTGTCCTCGAAACGGTTGTCAAAGGTGTCGTCGAGGATCGCCTTGCGCACCATCTGGTTCTGCTGGCGGACCAACTCGGGTGCGTCATCCGAAAGCGGCCAGGTCATTGGCTGATAGATGGTGTCGCGCATGCTTTGATACCAGGACTCCGGGTCGCGCAGCGAGAGCAGCACCTTCGCATCCGGAAAATGATCCGCGAGTTCCCGCCACCATCGAGTGGAGGGCCAATCGACCGTTGCGGAGAAGTCGCGAAACAGCAGGTCCCAGTCGACCGGTTTGCCGAACGCCGCACTATGCCACAGCGCCACATGATCCGGCCGCGGAAATACTTCCAACATGTGATAACAGGGGCCGTAGCCGATCTTTTCCAGCGCGTTCTTGAGCGACAACGTGCCAGTCCTGCCAAATCCCGCCCCAACCACTTTCAACGCCATCCGAGCGAGTCCTCCGCCGAAGTTCGAGTTCGTTTACAACACTTGGGCATCGATGTCGATGGAATGCCTCCTGACGAGGCGGCGGTCGCTCTCAGCAGGTTTTGCCGTAGACCACCTCCCCCCCAGTAGACCACCTGCCCCTTTGAAAGTGATCGCGCAGGCGTTCCTGCCCGTGACCGGAGAACGCGATTCCTGTGCGCACCATTTGCGGAGGTTTGGAACGCCGAGGTCCCGCGTTGCTACGCCAAACACCCTGGTCCGGGGCGCTCTAAACTTCATCAATAGAGCTTGCTATCTGGCTACGGGATCGAAGAAAATTCGATCGAGGAGCTGACCAAAATGGCAGATACCCACGACAACCCGGCGATCGGCATGATGAGTGGTCTTACCAAGCCCAAACGGCCGCAGGAATACTACGAGGAAATCAAGAAGAAGTTCGGCGAAGAGCGAGACCTCCGGCTGAACTACCGACCGGAGGGGACTGCGCAATACACCTCTGAGCTGACCGGACCACTGGCCAGGTACGAGGTGGATCCGTTCGGCAGCGAGGTTACGCCCCGCGAGCCGATCAACGATACCGTCGAAGTCCTATTCATCGGGGGTGGGTTTTCCGCCCTGTTGACTTCCGCCCGCCTGCGCGAACGCGGAGTCGAGAGCATTCGCATCGTCGAGCGCGGCGCCGACGTGGGCGGGACCTGGTATTGGAACCGCTATCCCGGCGTGGCATGCGATGTGGTCGCATACGACTACCTGCCGCTGCTCGATGAAACCGGTTACGTGCCCACCCGCCACTACGCGCGGGGCGATGAGATTTTCTCGTACTGCCAGGCCATCGCAAAAAGGTACAACCTCTACGAACTCGCGGTCTTTCAGACCACGGTCACCTCCACGGCGTGGGACGAAGCCGAACAGATGTGGCATGTCACCACCGACCGCGGCGACCACATGAAGGCGCGGTTCGTAATCTGCGCCAATGGCACTCTGTCCAAGCCCAAGCTCTCCAAGATCAAGGGAATGGAGACTTTCAAAGGGTATTCCTTCCACACCTCGCGCTGGGACTACGAGTACACCGGGCCGGATCTCTCACGCCTGTCCGACAAGGTCGTGGGGATCATCGGCACGGGAGCGACCGCCGTGCAGGCCATTCCGGAGCTCGGCGCGAACGCCAAGGAACTGTATGTGTTCCAGCGGACCCCTTCTTCGATCGATATCCGCGACGATTGGGAAACTGATCCGGAATGGGCAAAAAGGTTGAAGCCCGGGTGGCAGACGAAACGGCGCGCTAAGGCGCGCATGGAACCCGAGCTCACTCCCGAGCAGAAAGCCCGCTATGAGGCGATGTCGCGTGAAGAGAAAGTCCGCCGGCAGGAGAATGCCAACATCGATGCGATGATGCGGATCCACAAGCGCATCGAGGAGACGGTCAAGGACAAAGCGACGGCCGAAGCGCTCAAGCCGTGGTACATGTTGATGTGCAAGCGGCCCTGCTTCCATGACGACTACCTGCCGACCTTCAATTTGCCCAACGTCCATTTGATCGACACGCAGGGGAAAGGAATTACCGAAATAAACGAGAAGGGTCCGATATTCGAGGGTAAGCAGTACGAACTTGACGTGCTCATCTACGCGACCGGTTTCGAGGTGCAGAAAACCGGCATCTACAACCGGATTGTGGGGGAGGGCGGACGCGACCTGAACGACAAATATGCCAGTGGCATCCGCACCATGCTGGGTATCCACACGCAAGGCTACCCCAATCTGTTCATCATGGGTGGCTACCAGGCGTCTTTTCAGTTCAACCTGACCGACATGCTGCAGGCGCAAGGCGATCACATCGCGGTGTGCATCGACTACGCGCGCCGCAGCGGCCATCAGGCGATCGACGTCACCCCCGAGTCTGAGGAACAGTGGGTGCAGGAGGTCATCGCGCATCGTGGCAAGACCACTCGCAACCAGGATTGCACTCCCGGGTACTACAACTTTGAGGGCGAGTTTCAGCGTCGTCAGGACGGCAACTACAACGGCGGATTCAACGCGTACTGCAAACACCTCGACGCGGTGGGTGCAAACATGGAGAAGCACTTCGTCTTCACCAAGAAGTAAGCGGTGCGGCCTCAGAGCGCGAGTTGGGTCGCGATAAGTTCGCACCTCGATCGAGGTTGTCGATTCTCTGGATGGCTCGGTCGGCTGAGTCATCCTTGTGCAAGGCTATGGCGCGTTGGCATCGCGAATCGTCGGCAAGTTGCGAGTAGCCCGCCGCTTGGCGGGTCGACGTAAGCTGCGCGTCTATCGTAGTGCGGGGTCTAGGATGGGTCGGGCGCCCGGCATCACCCTGCGCCAGATGAACTCGTTTGCCGGCAAGCACCTGCTCGCGCTGGTACGCGGGGGCGACTATGCGCACGCGGGTGAGGAAGAAGCGATCGAGCTGGCGTTCAGCGCGGTCCCTAAACATCCCCGGCAATCAATTCTTGATGTCGGATGCGGCCGCGGTGGAACCATCGCTTTCTTGCGGCGCAACGGATGGGGTCAAATCGCCGCGGGAATCGATCGGGACGGCGATTCCATAGAATACGCGCGAGCCAACTACCCGGGCATCCAATTCGAGGCGTGCGATGTCCTGGAGGTTTCCCGCGCGCTCGCCCGCCGCTTCGACGTCATCTATATGCTGAACGCGTTCTATGCCTTCGACGCGCAGTGCGAGGCGCTCGCGGCACTGAGACAAGTTGCCCAAGTGGGCGCGCGTCTGGTTATCTTCGACTACTCTGATCGCGGTGGACTGGCGCGGGATCCGCTGGTGGTAAATGCCGGGACGATCGTTCCGCATCCGATCGAGACGTCGCGAATCCCGGACGACCTCGCCGCCGCCGGATGGAAACTCGATTCCGCCGAGGAGGTGAACGAACAATACCGGCGCTGGTATGGGGACCTGCTTTCGCGAATCGAGCGCAAGGGCGCCGAAATCGTCGCGCTCGGGGGGGAAGATGCCTTCGCCTATATGATCGCGGTATATGGCGGAATGCTCCGCAAGATCGAGGGCGGCCTGTTGGGCGGGGTGCTGCTTAATGCGTTCGCGGTATGACAAGAGCCACGGAGAAGTTCCCAACTCGTTCCACGCGGATCTTCCCTAGTGCCCCTTCCGCATCATTCGTATCCCGAAGGACTTCATAAGCCGGGTCGGCAGTTCCGCGCCCAGCATCGCGAAGATGACGTCGTTTTCCAGTTCCCTGGGCTCTGAGAGAACGACGGTGCCCGGCCCTCCGGTGAGGTTGGCAGCAGATTGCGCCACGCGGGGTCCAAGAACCACCTTCCGCTCCTTGATTTCCAGCAACTGGCTCATCGGGTAGGCAGTTATCAGACCTTGCTGCTGTAGTGCGCTGATTTTCTCCGCATTCTCCGGGGTGACGGGCGGTCCGAGAGTAGCATCGCGGTAGGAATAACTTACCACGTTGCGCAGTTCCGGATTCGCCAGCGCCTGCGTTACCTCCGCTCCCGCGTTGCCGCCGCCCACTACCAGGATACGCCGGTCGTGGTATTCCTCGGGTTCGATGAGATTGTAGAAGACCCGCTCGGGCGCTTCGCCAGGCAGGTTAAGCTTGCGAGGCGCTCCGCGCACCCCGATGGCGAGAATCACGTACCGCGTCTTGAAGTTCTTGCCCGATGACGTCGAGATTTCAAAAAAGTCTTCGGCGCGGTTGATTTCCGTGACCTCCTCGCGTTCCTGGATGGCGACCTGAATGGTCACCAGCATCTCCTGCCACTTCTTGACCAGTCCCTCCTTGGAATTATCGCCTTCCATCATGAAGGTGCCGTATTCATTGATGTCGATCGGCGTGGATTGCACAAATTTGCCGCGCGGATAATTTCGGATCGTGCTCGCGGCAGTGGTCTTTTCGAGCGCGATGTAGTTGAGGCCCTGGCTCTTTGCGGTAGTCGTCGCGCCGATTCCCGCTGGCCCGCATCCCACGATCGCCACGTCGTAGACCTCGGGTTGCGGGGCCGGCTTAAGTCCCTTGAGCGCGCTGGCGACAAATTCGACCGCCTGCCTCCCGGAACGCATCGCCAGGTTGATCGATGCGGTACCCGCCGTCTCGCCCACGACGTATAGCCCGGTGACGTTGCTCTGATAGCTGTCGTCGAGCGCGGGTACCTCCGCGATTCGCTGCGGAGCGACGCTTCCGCGTACACGCTTGGCGACCGCGACCGCCGGCAGATAGCGCGCGTAGGCAAAGGCGCCGACCGCCAGCAGCGCCATTGCGGCAAGGCCGATCGTCCACGGGCGCCACCGCGTGGGTTGGATCTGAATCTGCGGTCTACCTTGCGGAGGAAAGGACAACCGGACGCCATAGCCTGCCAGTAGCAGCCCCTGGGCCGGATGGGGACGCACCAGGGGCGCGGGATGCGGAAAGTCTTTCACCTTCTCCGCGCCCTTGTAATTGAGATGGAAGGCATGACACTCGGCGCAGCCGGTGACCTTTCTTTCTGCGGAGGGTGGGAGCACCGCCGCCATCGCGACGCTGCCCTGGAAAATGCGGCGGCCCGACGCGGAGGCCTGCTCCAATCCGGCCTTGCCAGCCTGGTGCGCGTGACAGCCGAAACAATTCGCAACTCGTTTGCTGTGGAAGTCGCCGGGCTTGGCCGAACTCTCCATGTCGGTATGGCAGACGATGCAGTTGGACTGGAGGTGGCCCACGGAATGCCCGAACACCGCCCGGACGAACTGAAAGCGATCGGCCGCGACATAGTCGATTAGGAGGGGTTGCGGCGTATCCGAGGAACGCTGGGCCGCGTACTGCGGAGCGATCGAGCTCAGCGCCAGCTCCGGATCGCGCCAGCTCGCATGGCAGTTGCTAATCGCGCACCCGGCCATCGCGATCGAAAGGCGCTCGGGCGCGTTCGGCCGCCACGGCTGCGCCACGTGACAGGTGTGGCACTGCAGGTGCTTTCCGGAGGAGTCGAGCACCGCGCTCAGCGCGGCGACCTCGGTTGCGGCCTGCTTCTTTCGTTCCGCAGAGCGCAGCCTCTGCACCTCGGCCTGCGCCTTTTGCAGGTGATCGATGGTGTCCGCAAGGTGCTGTTGATGGGAGAACGCCTTGTCGAAGAGCTGGATTGGGGCACCCATCAGCAGCATCGGCTTCTTGCCGTGCGCACTCACGTCCTCGATCGAGTCGTGCTGGTGGCACCACGCGCAGTTGTTGCCAGACACCATTGCGAAATTGACCACGGCGCCGATGTGATCGGTGTGACAAGACAGGCAGGCGAGGTTGTCGTGGAAATTGACGATCGACTTGCCCGCAACTACTCCTGAGCTGGGGTCGCTGACCTTGGTATCGGAATGCGGATTGCTCGGCATTTGCCCGTGACAATCGACGCACCCGGTACTTGCGACCTGGACCCCGCGCCACGGCTCATGACACGTTGCGCAATCCGCGCTGAAGGTCTGATGGCCGCGCAGCAAGGTGCCCGGCGAATAGCTGCTGTGCAGCGCAAGCGCGATCCCGACAATCAGCAGCGCCGAACAGCCAACTACGACCAGAAAGCCACGCCGCGTCATAGCCCGTAGAAGTACAGCACCCCGACGACATGAAAGATCAGCAGCCCGAAAGTGCACACCGCAAGCACGATATGAACGGTGAGCCACTCGGTGCTGAAATTCAGGTTGAAGGCGTTGTGCTCGAGATTCAGTTTGCGCGCCGTGAGGTCGACCAGCTCCTTCCACGCCGCGGCGTCATCACCGAACTGCGCAGGCGCCTGCTGCCACTGCGCACACATTTCGGATCCCAGGTCGCGTCGCTTTAGCGTCGCTCCCAGAAGGCGCCATCGCGATGCGATCCGATCCGCCTCCAAAATCGGCTTGAGATTCTTCAGGTACGCTTGCACGAGCGCTTCCGAATGACCCAGCACTTTTTCTTCCGCTTCGACGTAGGTGGCGTCGACACGCGAAGCGACATCCTGTAGGCGTACTTCGCGTTCGGGCATCGTCTCGATCACGGGCGGCAGATACTCCTGAATTGCCACGCCCAACACGCCGCTCAAGAGCAACAGCGCGACCGTCAACGCCAGCAGCGTTTCCACCGGGCTCATCAGGCCACTGCTCATGTGCCACCACAGCGGCAACACAACCAGGATTCCCAGCGTGATGTGCACCGCCCGC
Above is a window of Candidatus Binataceae bacterium DNA encoding:
- a CDS encoding sulfotransferase translates to MALKVVGAGFGRTGTLSLKNALEKIGYGPCYHMLEVFPRPDHVALWHSAAFGKPVDWDLLFRDFSATVDWPSTRWWRELADHFPDAKVLLSLRDPESWYQSMRDTIYQPMTWPLSDDAPELVRQQNQMVRKAILDDTFDNRFEDKAHAIAVFNRHNQEVRDTIDSKRLLVFEARQGWEPLCRFLEVSVPDEPYPRVNDTASTQAMILRMREVMRRASQS
- a CDS encoding NAD(P)/FAD-dependent oxidoreductase is translated as MADTHDNPAIGMMSGLTKPKRPQEYYEEIKKKFGEERDLRLNYRPEGTAQYTSELTGPLARYEVDPFGSEVTPREPINDTVEVLFIGGGFSALLTSARLRERGVESIRIVERGADVGGTWYWNRYPGVACDVVAYDYLPLLDETGYVPTRHYARGDEIFSYCQAIAKRYNLYELAVFQTTVTSTAWDEAEQMWHVTTDRGDHMKARFVICANGTLSKPKLSKIKGMETFKGYSFHTSRWDYEYTGPDLSRLSDKVVGIIGTGATAVQAIPELGANAKELYVFQRTPSSIDIRDDWETDPEWAKRLKPGWQTKRRAKARMEPELTPEQKARYEAMSREEKVRRQENANIDAMMRIHKRIEETVKDKATAEALKPWYMLMCKRPCFHDDYLPTFNLPNVHLIDTQGKGITEINEKGPIFEGKQYELDVLIYATGFEVQKTGIYNRIVGEGGRDLNDKYASGIRTMLGIHTQGYPNLFIMGGYQASFQFNLTDMLQAQGDHIAVCIDYARRSGHQAIDVTPESEEQWVQEVIAHRGKTTRNQDCTPGYYNFEGEFQRRQDGNYNGGFNAYCKHLDAVGANMEKHFVFTKK
- a CDS encoding class I SAM-dependent methyltransferase produces the protein MGRAPGITLRQMNSFAGKHLLALVRGGDYAHAGEEEAIELAFSAVPKHPRQSILDVGCGRGGTIAFLRRNGWGQIAAGIDRDGDSIEYARANYPGIQFEACDVLEVSRALARRFDVIYMLNAFYAFDAQCEALAALRQVAQVGARLVIFDYSDRGGLARDPLVVNAGTIVPHPIETSRIPDDLAAAGWKLDSAEEVNEQYRRWYGDLLSRIERKGAEIVALGGEDAFAYMIAVYGGMLRKIEGGLLGGVLLNAFAV
- a CDS encoding NAD(P)-binding domain-containing protein, which translates into the protein MTRRGFLVVVGCSALLIVGIALALHSSYSPGTLLRGHQTFSADCATCHEPWRGVQVASTGCVDCHGQMPSNPHSDTKVSDPSSGVVAGKSIVNFHDNLACLSCHTDHIGAVVNFAMVSGNNCAWCHQHDSIEDVSAHGKKPMLLMGAPIQLFDKAFSHQQHLADTIDHLQKAQAEVQRLRSAERKKQAATEVAALSAVLDSSGKHLQCHTCHVAQPWRPNAPERLSIAMAGCAISNCHASWRDPELALSSIAPQYAAQRSSDTPQPLLIDYVAADRFQFVRAVFGHSVGHLQSNCIVCHTDMESSAKPGDFHSKRVANCFGCHAHQAGKAGLEQASASGRRIFQGSVAMAAVLPPSAERKVTGCAECHAFHLNYKGAEKVKDFPHPAPLVRPHPAQGLLLAGYGVRLSFPPQGRPQIQIQPTRWRPWTIGLAAMALLAVGAFAYARYLPAVAVAKRVRGSVAPQRIAEVPALDDSYQSNVTGLYVVGETAGTASINLAMRSGRQAVEFVASALKGLKPAPQPEVYDVAIVGCGPAGIGATTTAKSQGLNYIALEKTTAASTIRNYPRGKFVQSTPIDINEYGTFMMEGDNSKEGLVKKWQEMLVTIQVAIQEREEVTEINRAEDFFEISTSSGKNFKTRYVILAIGVRGAPRKLNLPGEAPERVFYNLIEPEEYHDRRILVVGGGNAGAEVTQALANPELRNVVSYSYRDATLGPPVTPENAEKISALQQQGLITAYPMSQLLEIKERKVVLGPRVAQSAANLTGGPGTVVLSEPRELENDVIFAMLGAELPTRLMKSFGIRMMRKGH